A window of Diabrotica virgifera virgifera chromosome 9, PGI_DIABVI_V3a contains these coding sequences:
- the LOC126892416 gene encoding uncharacterized protein LOC126892416 isoform X1, with translation MERYGVQTVKYSFVFVKHLWIGMKIVYQTCSVMKPYLTLKAFDDPLIPYTVRGHKRIKHSLVTNEEFTYTDQYGSLIWEWNPYHSQHLVWARYNDAVTREYWRRVRKHLNYNLELYKFYRILKIVFVK, from the exons ATGGAACGTTATGGTGTCCAAACTGTAAAATATTCTTTTGTTTTTGTAAAACATCTTTGGATAGGCATGAAGATCGTTTACCAGACTTGTAGTGTTATGAAACCTTACCTAACTCTTAAG GCTTTCGATGATCCTCTGATTCCATACACAGTGAGAGGACATAAAAGAATAAAGCACTCCCTGGTAACTAATGAAGAATTTACTTATACGGACCAGTATGGATCCCTAATATGGGAATGGAATCCATACCATTCACAACATTTGGTATGGGCGCGATATAATGATGCGGTTACTAGGGAGTACTGGCGACGGGTACGAAAACACCTCAATTATAATCTTGAACTTTATAAATTTTATAGAATATTAAAAATCGTATttgttaaataa